The following are from one region of the Corylus avellana chromosome ca1, CavTom2PMs-1.0 genome:
- the LOC132166227 gene encoding ATP-citrate synthase beta chain protein 2-like, which translates to MLMVRNFLQLQGGMSNELYNSIARVTDGIYEGIAIGGDVFPGSTLSDHVLRFNNIPQVKMMVVLGELGGRDEYSLVEALKQGKVNKPVVAWVSGTCARLFKSEVQFGHAGAKSGGEMESAQAKNEALREAGAIVPTSYEALEAAIKETFEKLVEEGKTTPVKEIVPPQIPEDLNTAIKSGKVRAPTHIISTISDDRGEEPCYAGVPMSSIVESGYGVGDVISLLWFKRSLPRYCTHFIEICIMLCADHGPCVSGAHNTIVTARAGKDLVSSLVSGLLTIGPRFGGAIDDAARYFKDAYDRGLTPYEFVEGMKKKGIRVPGIGHRIKRGDNKDKRVELLQRFARTHFPSVKYMEYAVQVETYTLSKANNLVMNVDGAIGSLFLDLLAGSGMFTKQEIDEIVEIGYLNGLFVLARSIGLIGHTFDQKRLKQPLYRHPWEDVLYTK; encoded by the exons ATGCTGATGGTTAGAAATTTCTTACAATTGCAGGGTGGGATGTCTAATGAATTATACAATAGTATTGCCCGTGTTACTGATGGAATTTATGAAG GCATTGCAATTGGAGGAGATGTGTTCCCAGGCTCCACTCTTTCTGATCATGTTTTGCGGTTTAACAACATCCCACAG GTTAAAATGATGGTTGTTCTCGGGGAACTTGGTGGACGAGATGAGTATTCCCTGGTTGAAGCCCTGAAGCAGGGGAAAGTAAATAAACCAGTGGTTGCTTGGGTTAGTGGAACTTGTGCACGACTCTTCAAGTCTGAAGTACAATTTGGTCATGCT GGGGCTAAAAGTGGTGGTGAGATGGAGTCTGCTCAAGCAAAAAATGAAGCACTAAGAGAAGCTGGAGCTATTGTTCCCACATCATATGAGGCTTTAGAAGCTGCAATTAAGGAAACGTTTGAGAAACTG GTTGAAGAGGGGAAGACTACACCAGTAAAGGAAATTGTGCCTCCTCAAATCCCTGAGGATCTTAACACTGCCATCAAGAGTGGGAAAGTTCGCGCCCCAACTCATATTATTTCCACCATCTCTGATGACAGGG GTGAAGAGCCCTGCTATGCTGGTGTGCCAATGTCTTCCATTGTTGAATCGGGTTATGGTGTTGGTGATGTTATCTCTCTTTTGTGGTTCAAACGTAGCCTTCCTCGTTACTGCACACATTTTATTGAG ATATGTATCATGTTATGTGCCGACCATGGTCCTTGTGTCTCTGGTGCTCACAACACTATAGTGACAGCAAGAGCTGGAAAAGACCTTGTTTCCAGCCTGGTCTCAG GTTTGCTTACAATTGGTCCCCGATTTGGTGGTGCCATCGATGATGCTGCTCGATACTTCAAGGATGCTTATGACAGG GGTTTGACACCTTATGAGTTCGTTGAAGGCATGAAAAAGAAGGGCATTCGCGTACCAGGAATTGGGCACAG GATTAAGAGAGGTGACAACAAAGATAAGAGAGTAGAGCTGCTACAACGGTTTGCACGCACGCATTTCCCTTCTGTGAAGTACATGGAATATGCTGTGCAAGTTGAAACATACACGCTCTCCAAGGCAAATAACTTGGTGATGAATGTAGATGGTGCCATTGGGTCCCTTTTCTTGGATCTACTTGCTGGCAGTGGAATGTTCACCAAGCAAGAGATTGACGAGATTGTTGAGATTGGCTATCTGAATGGGCTGTTCGTGCTGGCTCGCTCCATCGGTCTGATTGG GCACACCTTTGACCAAAAGAGATTGAAGCAGCCGCTATACCGCCACCCATGGGAGGATGTCCTCTACACCAAGTGA
- the LOC132176189 gene encoding phytochrome B, with product MASGSRGNNNNKNSSNQLAQSSNTTSNMKLHNAESSIPRAIEQYTVDARLHAVFEQSGESGKSFDYSQSVKTTTQSVPEQQITAYLSRIQRGGHIQPFGCMIAVDEGTCRVIAYSENAREMLGLLPQSVPSLERPEILTIGIDVRTLFTPSSSVLLEKAFGAREITLLNPVWIHSKNSGNPFYAILHRIDVGIVIDLEPARTEDPALSIAGAVQSQKLAVRAISQLQSLPGGDIKLLCDTVVESVKELTGYDRVMVYKFHEDEHGEVVAESKRLDLEPYIGLHYPATDIPQASRFLFKQNRVRMIVDCHATSVRVIQDEGLMQPLCLVGSTLRAPHGCHAQYMANMGSNASLAMAVIINGNDEEAVGGRSAMRLWGLVVCHHTSARCIPFPLRYACEFLMQAFGLQLNMELQLASQLLEKHVLRTQTLLCDMLLRDSPPGIVTQSPSIMDLVKCDGAALYYQGKYYPLGVTPTEAQIKDIVEWLLAFHGDSTGLSTDSLGDAGYPGAALLGDAVCGMAVAYITKRDFLFWFRSHTAKEIKWGGAKHHPKDKDDGQRMHPRSSFKAFLEVVKSRSLPWENAEMDAIHSLQLILRDSFRDAEASNSKAVINAQLGDMELQGMDELSSVAREMVRLIETATAPIFAVDVDGCINGWNAKVAELTGLSVDEAMGKSLVHDLVYKESEEIVDKLLYHALGGEEDKNVEIKLKTFGPENPKNAVYVVVNACSSKDYMNNIVGVCFVGQDVTGQKVVMDKFIHIQGDYKAIVHSPNPLIPPIFASDENTCCSEWNTATEKLTGWARGDIMGKMLVGEVFGSCCRLKGPDALTKFMIVLHNAIGGQDTDKFSFSFFDRNGKYVQALLTANKRVNMDGQIIGAFCFLQIASPELQQALKVQRQQEKKCFSRMKELAYICQEIKNPLNGIRFTNSLLEATELTEDQKQFLETSAACEKQMLKIIKDVDLESVEDGISSLELENVEFLLGSVINAVVSQVMILLRERNLQLIRDIPEEIKSLAACGDQVRIQQVLADFLLNMVRYAPSPEGWVEIHVRPSLKQNSDGITLLHTEFRMVCPGEGLPPELVQDMFHGSRWTTQEGLGLSMCRKILKRMNGEVQYIRESERCYFLVVIELPMPRTDSKTVD from the exons ATGGCTTCAGGTAGCAGaggcaacaacaacaacaaaaacagcAGCAACCAATTAGCTCAGTCCTCGAACACAACGAGCAACATGAAGCTCCACAACGCCGAGTCCTCCATACCCAGAGCCATTGAACAGTACACCGTCGACGCTCGGCTTCACGCCGTATTCGAACAGTCCGGCGAGTCAGGCAAGTCCTTCGACTACTCTCAGTCCGTTAAAACCACCACACAGTCGGTACCCGAGCAACAAATCACAGCCTACTTGTCCAGAATCCAAAGGGGTGGCCATATCCAACCCTTTGGCTGCATGATTGCCGTGGACGAAGGCACTTGTCGCGTTATCGCTTACAGCGAAAACGCACGCGAGATGCTCGGTCTCTTGCCTCAGTCAGTCCCGAGTCTCGAGAGGCCCGAGATTTTGACAATTGGGATTGATGTGAGGACGCTCTTTACGCCCTCGAGCTCGGTTCTGCTCGAGAAGGCTTTTGGAGCTAGGGAAATCACGTTGTTGAACCCGGTTTGGATTCATTCCAAGAATTCCGGGAACCCCTTTTACGCGATTTTGCATAGGATAGATGTGGGGATTGTGATTGATTTGGAGCCTGCGAGGACAGAGGACCCTGCTCTGTCTATTGCCGGGGCGGTGCAGTCACAGAAGCTAGCTGTGCGGGCGATTTCCCAGCTGCAGTCGCTTCCCGGTGGGGATATCAAGCTCTTGTGTGATACTGTGGTCGAGAGTGTGAAAGAGCTTACTGGGTATGATAGGGTTATGGTTTATAAGTTTCATGAGGATGAGCATGGTGAGGTTGTGGCCGAGAGCAAGAGGCTGGATTTGGAGCCGTACATTGGGTTGCATTATCCGGCCACAGATATTCCTCAGGCTTCGAGGTTTTTGTTTAAGCAGAACAGGGTTAGGATGATTGTGGATTGCCATGCCACGTCAGTTCGGGTGATTCAGGATGAAGGGCTTATGCAGCCTTTGTGCTTGGTTGGCTCCACACTTCGTGCTCCCCATGGTTGTCATGCTCAGTATATGGCCAATATGGGCTCAAATGCCTCATTAGCAATGGCAGTTATTATCAATGGGAACGATGAGGAAGCTGTTGGTGGGCGGAGTGCAATGAGGTTGTGGGGCTTGGTTGTTTGCCACCACACTTCTGCTCGATGCATTCCCTTCCCTCTCCGCTATGCTTGTGAGTTCTTGATGCAGGCGTTTGGACTCCAATTGAATATGGAGTTGCAATTGGCTTCGCAATTGTTGGAGAAACATGTTTTAAGGACGCAGACTCTCTTGTGCGATATGCTTCTTCGTGACTCGCCTCCTGGAATTGTTACTCAAAGTCCTAGCATAATGGACCTTGTCAAGTGTGATGGGGCAGCCCTCTACTATCAGGGGAAGTACTATCCACTGGGTGTCACCCCTACAGAGGCGCAGATAAAGGACATAGTGGAGTGGTTGTTGGCCTTCCATGGAGACTCCACAGGTTTAAGCACAGACAGTTTGGGTGATGCTGGGTACCCTGGAGCAGCCTTGCTCGGAGATGCTGTTTGCGGGATGGCTGTTGCTTATATAACTAAAAGGGATTTTCTATTCTGGTTCCGATCCCACACTGCAAAAGAGATCAAATGGGGTGGTGCCAAGCATCACCCAAAGGACAAGGATGATGGGCAGAGGATGCATCCACGTTCTTCGTTCAAGGCATTTTTGGAAGTGGTAAAAAGCCGCAGCTTGCCATGGGAGAATGCAGAAATGGACGCTATCCACTCTTTGCAGCTTATTCTGCGTGACTCATTTAGGGATGCTGAGGCAAGCAATTCTAAGGCTGTTATAAATGCCCAGCTTGGGGACATGGAATTGCAAGGGATGGATGAGCTCAGCTCAGTTGCGAGAGAAATGGTCAGGTTGATAGAGACTGCAACTGCTCCTATATTTGCTGTTGACGTTGATGGCTGTATAAATGGGTGGAATGCGAAGGTTGCAGAGTTGACTGGGCTCTCTGTAGATGAAGCTATGGGGAAGTCCTTGGTTCATGATCTTGTTTATAAAGAATCTGAAGAAATAGTAGACAAGCTTCTTTATCACGCTTTGGGAG GTGAAGAAGATAAGAATGTAGAGATAAAACTGAAGACCTTTGGCCCTGAGAATCCTAAGAATGCTGTATATGTGGTGGTCAATGCTTGCTCCAGCAAGGATTACATGAATAATATAGTTGGAGTTTGTTTTGTTGGTCAGGATGTTACCGGTCAGAAAGTGGTGATGGACAAGTTCATCCACATACAAGGTGATTACAAGGCTATTGTTCACAGTCCCAATCCTTTGATCCCTCCCATATTTGCTTCAGATGAGAACACTTGTTGCTCAGAGTGGAACACTGCCACCGAAAAGCTCACTGGGTGGGCCCGAGGGGACATCATGGGAAAAATGTTGGTTGGAGAGGTTTTTGGCAGTTGCTGTCGGCTGAAGGGTCCAGATGCTTTGACAAAATTCATGATTGTCTTGCACAATGCAATTGGAGGGCAGGACACAGACAAGTTCTCATTTTCCTTCTTTGATCGGAATGGGAAATACGTACAAGCTCTCTTGACAGCAAACAAGAGGGTAAATATGGATGGCCAGATTATTGGTGCCTTCTGCTTCTTGCAGATTGCTAGTCCTGAGCTGCAGCAAGCTCTGAAAGTTCAGCGGCAACAAGAGAAGAAATGTTTTTCAAGAATGAAAGAGTTGGCTTACATTTGCCAGGAAATAAAGAATCCTTTGAATGGTATTCGTTTTACTAACTCGCTTTTGGAGGCTACGGAATTGACCGAAGATCAAAAGCAGTTCCTTGAGACTAGTGCTGCCTGTGAGAAGCAGATGTTGAAGATTATAAAGGATGTTGATCTTGAGAGCGTTGAAGATGG AATAAGTTCATTGGAGCTTGAGAATGTAGAATTCTTACTTGGGAGTGTCATAAATGCTGTTGTTAGCCAAGTAATGATATTGCTGAGGGAAAGAAATTTACAATTGATTCGGGATATTCCagaagaaatcaaatcattGGCTGCTTGTGGTGATCAAGTAAGAATTCAACAGGTGCTTGCCGATTTCTTGTTAAATATGGTGCGTTATGCACCATCTCCAGAAGGTTGGGTAGAGATTCATGTTCGTCCAAGCTTGAAGCAAAATTCTGATGGAATCACACTTTTGCACACAGAATTCAG GATGGTATGCCCTGGTGAAGGTCTCCCTCCTGAATTGGTTCAGGACATGTTCCATGGCAGCCGATGGACGACTCAGGAAGGCCTGGGGCTGAGCATGTGCAGGAAAATTCTAAAGCGCATGAATGGTGAAGTCCAATATATCAGAGAGTCAGAAAGATGTTATTTCTTAGTTGTTATTGAACTTCCCATGCCTCGGACAGACTCAAAGACTGTTGACTAG
- the LOC132181512 gene encoding ATP-citrate synthase beta chain protein 2 gives MATGQLFSRTTQALFYNYKQLPIQRMLDFDFLCGRETPSVAGIINPGGDGFQKLFFGQEEIAIPVHSTIEAACAAHPTADVFINFASFRSAAASSMSALKQPTIRVAAIIAEGVPESDAKQLIAFARANNKVVIGPATVGGIQAGAFKIGDTAGTIDNIIHCKLYRPGSVGFVSKSGGMSNELYNSIARVTDGIYEGIAIGGDVFPGSTLSDHVLRFNNIPQVKMMVVLGELGGRDEYSLVEALKQGKVNKPVVAWVSGTCARLFKSEVQFGHAGAKSGGEMESAQAKNEALREAGAIVPTSYEALEAAIKETFEKLVEEGKTTPVKEIVPPQIPEDLNTAIKSGKVRAPTHIISTISDDRGEEPCYAGVPMSSIVESGYGVGDVISLLWFKRSLPRYCTHFIEICIMLCADHGPCVSGAHNTIVTARAGKDLVSSLVSGLLTIGPRFGGAIDDAARYFKDAYDRGLTPYEFVEGMKKKGIRVPGIGHRIKRGDNKDKRVELLQRFARTHFPSVKYMEYAVQVETYTLSKANNLVMNVDGAIGSLFLDLLAGSGMFTKQEIDEIVEIGYLNGLFVLARSIGLIGHTFDQKRLKQPLYRHPWEDVLYTK, from the exons ATGGCCACAGGGCAACTATTTTCCCGCACGACACAAGCTTTGTTTTACAACTACAAGCAACTCCCGATTCAGCGGATGCTTGATTTTGACTTCCTTTGCG GGAGGGAAACACCATCAGTTGCTGGAATCATTAACCCTGGTGGCGATGGATTTCAGAAACTGTTTTTCGGTCAGGAGGAAATTGCCATCCCTGTGCATTCAAC TATTGAGGCGGCTTGTGCTGCACATCCTACTGCTGATGTCTTTATCAACTTTGCATCGTTCAGAAG TGCTGCTGCTTCATCCATGTCCGCATTGAAGCAACCAACCATTCGAGTTGCGGCTATCATTGCTGAAGGTGTTCCAGAGTCGGACGCTAAGCAATTGATAGCATTTGCACGTGCAAACAATAAG GTTGTTATAGGCCCAGCTACTGTTGGAGGCATTCAAGCTGGAGCTTTTAAGATAGGTGACACTGCTGGAACTATTGATAATATAATTCACTGCAAGCTCTACAGGCCTGGATCTGTTGGTTTTGTCTCCAAATCT GGTGGGATGTCTAATGAATTATACAATAGTATTGCCCGTGTTACTGATGGAATTTATGAAG GCATTGCAATTGGAGGAGATGTGTTCCCAGGCTCCACTCTTTCTGATCATGTTTTGCGGTTTAACAACATCCCACAG GTTAAAATGATGGTTGTTCTCGGGGAACTTGGTGGACGAGATGAGTATTCCCTGGTTGAAGCCCTGAAGCAGGGGAAAGTAAATAAACCAGTGGTTGCTTGGGTTAGTGGAACTTGTGCACGACTCTTCAAGTCTGAAGTACAATTTGGTCATGCT GGGGCTAAAAGTGGTGGTGAGATGGAGTCTGCTCAAGCAAAAAATGAAGCACTAAGAGAAGCTGGAGCTATTGTTCCCACATCATATGAGGCTTTAGAAGCTGCAATTAAGGAAACGTTTGAGAAACTG GTTGAAGAGGGGAAGACTACACCAGTAAAGGAAATTGTGCCTCCTCAAATCCCTGAGGATCTTAACACTGCCATCAAGAGTGGGAAAGTTCGCGCCCCAACTCATATTATTTCCACCATCTCTGATGACAGGG GTGAAGAGCCCTGCTATGCTGGTGTGCCAATGTCTTCTATTGTTGAATCGGGTTATGGTGTTGGTGATGTTATCTCTCTTTTGTGGTTCAAACGCAGCCTTCCTCGTTACTGCACACATTTTATTGAG ATATGTATCATGTTATGTGCCGACCATGGTCCTTGTGTCTCTGGTGCTCACAACACTATAGTGACAGCAAGAGCTGGAAAAGACCTTGTTTCCAGCCTGGTCTCAG GTTTGCTTACAATTGGTCCCCGATTTGGTGGTGCCATCGATGATGCTGCTCGATACTTCAAGGATGCTTATGACAGG GGTTTGACACCTTATGAGTTCGTTGAAGGCATGAAAAAGAAGGGCATTCGCGTACCAGGAATTGGGCACAG GATTAAGAGAGGTGACAACAAAGATAAGAGAGTAGAGCTGCTACAACGGTTTGCACGCACGCATTTCCCTTCTGTGAAGTACATGGAATATGCTGTGCAAGTTGAAACATACACGCTCTCCAAGGCAAATAACTTGGTGATGAATGTAGATGGTGCCATTGGGTCCCTTTTCTTGGATCTACTTGCTGGCAGTGGAATGTTCACCAAGCAAGAGATTGACGAGATTGTTGAGATTGGCTATCTGAATGGGCTGTTCGTGCTGGCTCGCTCCATCGGTCTGATTGG GCACACCTTTGACCAAAAGAGATTGAAGCAGCCGCTATACCGCCACCCATGGGAGGATGTCCTCTACACCAAGTGA